The Chengkuizengella sediminis genome includes a region encoding these proteins:
- a CDS encoding SLC13 family permease: protein MSVDMLSTFIILIIATLFFISGKIRADIVAVGSLLLLFITGILTTNEILAGFSNSIVIMIASLFIVGAGIFNTGLAKQIGKQLLRLAGESQWKLFIIIIIVVGGFSGFLSNTGTVAVLLPVVLSICMEMKANPSQFLIPLAFASSLGGMMTLIGTPPNIVISEVLLEYNYEPLSFFDFTPIGLVALIVGGLFLLVTRNKLLPNRQTRQNAQSSLSSNELISFYELQNKLHYVRVTSTSNIVSQNLADIKLSEKYKITVVEIHRRINGRFIGLGQKQLTPNSNTILQENDCLLLFGDGQVVNQFISDYNLEHENKDNKILQEELVSKKFGLLEFFIPPHSKFQNKTIAELHFREKYHCNVVAINKKGRFIVSNIKDVKLNLGDALLIHGDWDDIELLASEKLDVISGADVSTEAKTAYAKGKAPIAAAIMLFMLSMMILELVPTVVAVMISAFLMIITGCIKSISEAYQQVNWEAVVLIAAMLPMATALEKTGGIEYISDGLLSTIGELGTYPLLIGFYLITMLLSQFISNTATAVIFAPIAITTGINLGVSPYPFLMAVAISASMAFATPVASPTNALVMTAGGYSFSDYVKVGVPLQLVLGIVMLIMIPLLFPF from the coding sequence ATGTCAGTAGATATGCTTTCAACCTTTATTATATTAATCATCGCTACCCTATTTTTTATAAGTGGTAAAATAAGAGCGGATATCGTAGCGGTAGGATCACTATTGTTATTATTTATAACAGGCATCCTAACCACGAATGAAATTTTGGCAGGTTTCTCTAACTCTATTGTCATTATGATCGCTAGTTTATTTATTGTTGGAGCGGGCATATTTAATACAGGTTTAGCCAAGCAAATTGGCAAACAGTTACTTAGATTAGCTGGAGAAAGCCAGTGGAAGCTTTTTATCATCATTATTATTGTTGTGGGTGGTTTTAGTGGGTTTTTAAGTAATACAGGTACTGTTGCCGTTTTGTTGCCCGTTGTTTTAAGTATTTGTATGGAAATGAAAGCAAACCCATCTCAATTTTTAATTCCACTTGCGTTTGCAAGCAGTTTAGGTGGGATGATGACTTTAATTGGGACACCTCCTAATATCGTCATTAGTGAGGTATTGTTAGAATACAACTATGAACCGTTATCTTTTTTTGATTTTACACCGATAGGATTAGTGGCATTAATTGTTGGGGGGCTATTTCTTTTAGTTACAAGGAACAAGTTGTTACCGAACCGTCAAACTCGACAAAATGCACAATCCTCTTTATCATCTAATGAACTAATTAGTTTTTATGAGTTGCAGAATAAACTTCATTATGTTCGTGTTACTAGCACTTCTAATATTGTGAGTCAAAATTTAGCTGATATTAAACTTTCTGAAAAATATAAAATCACTGTGGTTGAAATTCACCGTAGAATAAACGGACGTTTTATTGGATTGGGACAAAAACAACTGACCCCTAACTCTAACACCATTCTGCAAGAAAATGATTGTTTACTTTTATTTGGTGATGGACAGGTAGTTAATCAGTTTATTTCTGACTATAATCTTGAACATGAAAATAAAGATAATAAGATATTACAAGAAGAACTCGTTTCTAAGAAATTCGGACTACTGGAGTTTTTTATTCCCCCTCATTCTAAATTTCAAAATAAAACTATTGCTGAGCTGCATTTTAGAGAAAAATACCATTGTAACGTAGTAGCCATTAATAAAAAAGGAAGATTTATTGTTTCTAATATAAAGGACGTTAAGTTGAATCTAGGTGACGCTCTATTGATTCATGGCGATTGGGATGATATCGAGTTATTAGCAAGTGAAAAGTTAGACGTAATTAGTGGGGCAGATGTTTCTACAGAAGCAAAAACAGCTTATGCCAAAGGGAAGGCACCGATTGCTGCAGCCATTATGCTCTTTATGCTTTCCATGATGATATTAGAGCTAGTACCCACTGTAGTAGCTGTTATGATTTCTGCTTTTTTGATGATCATAACAGGATGTATTAAATCCATTTCAGAAGCATATCAACAAGTAAATTGGGAAGCAGTTGTATTAATAGCTGCCATGTTACCCATGGCTACAGCATTAGAAAAAACAGGTGGCATTGAATACATATCAGATGGATTGTTATCAACGATAGGTGAGCTGGGAACTTATCCTCTGTTAATTGGTTTTTATTTGATTACGATGTTATTAAGCCAATTTATAAGTAATACGGCTACAGCAGTTATATTTGCTCCTATAGCGATCACAACAGGTATTAATTTAGGTGTAAGTCCTTATCCTTTTTTAATGGCAGTAGCTATATCTGCCAGCATGGCATTTGCCACTCCAGTTGCTTCACCTACAAATGCTTTAGTCATGACAGCAGGAGGATACTCTTTTTCTGATTATGTAAAAGTGGGCGTTCCATTGCAACTCGTTCTTGGTATTGTGATGCTCATCATGATACCACTGCTGTTTCCATTTTAA
- a CDS encoding SRPBCC family protein — protein MNNLKYEFYIDAQPEQVWNTLVSPEGTRKTFFGCVINSTFKEEDSFAYVGPGKEGDETVHVYGKILAFEPNKVFSYMEHPGSSYHANHEELESRVTFTLESVGKCTKLTLVNDQWTANHPAYQNAEQHWWMILSNIKTVTETGNVLDFGW, from the coding sequence ATGAATAATCTAAAATATGAATTTTACATTGATGCTCAGCCAGAACAGGTATGGAATACGTTAGTATCACCGGAAGGCACTCGCAAAACTTTTTTTGGATGTGTGATAAATTCCACTTTCAAAGAAGAAGATTCGTTTGCGTATGTAGGACCTGGTAAGGAAGGGGACGAAACGGTTCATGTGTATGGAAAGATCTTAGCATTTGAGCCTAATAAAGTATTTAGTTATATGGAACACCCAGGTTCATCTTATCATGCCAATCATGAAGAACTTGAGTCAAGAGTTACTTTTACCTTAGAGTCGGTTGGTAAATGTACAAAATTGACATTAGTGAATGATCAGTGGACAGCTAACCACCCTGCTTATCAAAATGCGGAGCAGCATTGGTGGATGATTCTTAGTAATATAAAAACAGTGACTGAAACCGGGAACGTATTAGATTTTGGTTGGTAG
- a CDS encoding DUF6597 domain-containing transcriptional factor, with the protein MHSNVTKKSMGVLKLNERDKNYLLSRYTPSEETSFFIKHFWSVTWDLTNIEPFWQDVIPNPCVNLVIEKNKTGIFGPAKICSLIL; encoded by the coding sequence ATGCATTCTAATGTAACTAAAAAAAGTATGGGGGTTTTGAAGTTAAACGAGAGAGATAAAAATTATCTCCTCTCACGTTATACTCCCTCTGAAGAAACAAGTTTTTTCATAAAACACTTTTGGAGCGTTACCTGGGACTTAACCAATATAGAGCCATTTTGGCAGGATGTCATTCCGAATCCTTGCGTAAATTTAGTCATTGAAAAAAATAAAACCGGTATATTTGGTCCTGCAAAAATATGTTCTCTTATCCTGTAA
- a CDS encoding helix-turn-helix domain-containing protein, translating into MDVQNVFTIDSQTLEKAVLSLHDEEKMVAYLENMIREKLPEKDENVTFINEIINVIIEDQEITKVDHVCEQIQINKRKLQRMFQQYVGVSPKWVIKLYRLQNAAEMIDHNSNHDWLKLSMDLGYYDQSHFIKDFKNIIGKTPDEYARKHSNTIK; encoded by the coding sequence ATGGACGTTCAAAATGTATTTACTATTGATTCTCAGACACTTGAGAAAGCTGTTCTGTCCCTTCATGATGAGGAAAAAATGGTTGCATACTTAGAAAATATGATTCGTGAAAAACTTCCTGAAAAAGATGAGAATGTAACATTTATAAATGAAATCATCAATGTAATTATTGAAGACCAAGAAATTACCAAAGTAGATCATGTTTGTGAACAGATCCAAATAAACAAAAGAAAGTTACAAAGAATGTTCCAACAATATGTAGGAGTCAGCCCAAAATGGGTAATTAAACTTTACCGCCTTCAAAATGCAGCTGAAATGATCGACCATAATTCAAATCATGACTGGTTAAAGTTGTCGATGGACCTTGGTTATTATGATCAATCCCACTTTATTAAAGATTTCAAAAACATCATTGGTAAAACACCGGACGAATATGCTCGCAAACATTCCAACACAATAAAATAG
- a CDS encoding glycosyltransferase: MIKVNMISKIIMIVIFCSILSAPLHASAERTENVQPDCYSQAVVDFKFELRRLWIDHTWWTRNVIISKLAGLDDKEKALERLLQNQVDIGNAIKPYYGDEAGKELTKLLTDHILIAGKIIDAAKREDEVEYEKQNTAWFKNADDIASFLSKANPNWSEEELQDLLYVHLELTRDEVVARLKKDWGADIAAFDEGEDHIIKLADTLSVGIIKQFPDQFK; the protein is encoded by the coding sequence ATGATCAAAGTAAATATGATTTCCAAAATAATAATGATTGTCATTTTTTGTTCTATATTATCAGCACCTTTACATGCGAGTGCGGAAAGAACTGAAAATGTTCAACCGGATTGTTATAGTCAAGCAGTTGTAGATTTTAAATTTGAACTTAGAAGACTTTGGATCGACCACACATGGTGGACAAGAAATGTGATCATCAGCAAACTTGCTGGCCTAGATGATAAAGAAAAAGCATTAGAGAGATTGTTGCAAAATCAAGTGGACATCGGTAATGCAATCAAACCTTACTACGGGGACGAAGCGGGTAAAGAGCTAACCAAACTGTTGACAGATCATATTCTGATCGCTGGTAAAATTATTGATGCAGCAAAAAGAGAAGATGAAGTTGAATACGAAAAACAAAATACGGCATGGTTTAAAAATGCCGATGATATTGCCAGCTTTTTAAGTAAGGCAAATCCAAACTGGTCAGAAGAAGAATTACAGGATTTACTTTACGTACATTTAGAATTAACAAGAGATGAAGTGGTTGCTAGGTTGAAAAAGGATTGGGGAGCTGATATCGCAGCTTTCGATGAGGGTGAAGATCACATTATTAAATTGGCTGATACTCTTTCAGTAGGGATCATTAAACAGTTTCCAGATCAGTTTAAGTAA
- the lhgO gene encoding L-2-hydroxyglutarate oxidase — protein sequence MDDITIIGGGIVGLSTAYALSERFPHARLRVIEKENQWAKHQTGNNSGVIHSGIYYTPGSLKARFAKTGSQQMKDFCARYDIDYDPCGKVIVATKETELSIMKNLYNRGLANGLDIIMIGPDQLKEEEPYVEGLQAIKVPQAGIVDYKQVCETLVLLLKNHGAEMLLNTEVKDILEHEQKVEVITNEKEFNTSYVVNCGGLHSDRLTKMTGLKPDLQIVPFRGEYYELIPEKHYLVKNLIYPVPNPDFPFLGVHFTRMMNGGVEAGPNAVLSLKREGYRKTDFDLRDFSEVMSFRGFWKLAAKYWQEGAKEMWRSYSKKAFVKSLQELIPSIQEGDLEPAPSGVRAQALQSNGKLVDDFYIVSGKRSIHVCNAPSPAATACFPIGREIAEKVPEVESHQIFTS from the coding sequence CATGCCAGATTAAGAGTCATAGAAAAAGAAAATCAATGGGCAAAACATCAAACTGGGAATAATAGTGGGGTCATCCATTCAGGAATTTATTATACACCAGGGAGCTTAAAGGCAAGGTTTGCAAAAACAGGCAGCCAACAAATGAAAGACTTTTGTGCAAGATACGATATTGACTATGATCCGTGTGGGAAAGTGATTGTGGCAACGAAGGAAACTGAGCTATCGATCATGAAAAACCTATATAATCGTGGATTAGCTAATGGACTGGATATTATCATGATTGGACCTGATCAATTAAAGGAAGAAGAACCTTATGTTGAAGGTTTACAGGCAATTAAAGTGCCTCAAGCAGGAATAGTTGATTATAAACAAGTATGTGAAACATTAGTTTTATTGCTAAAAAATCATGGTGCGGAAATGTTGTTAAACACAGAAGTAAAAGACATATTAGAACATGAGCAAAAGGTGGAAGTCATTACAAATGAGAAGGAGTTTAATACAAGTTATGTTGTAAATTGTGGGGGTCTTCATAGTGATCGACTTACAAAGATGACAGGTTTAAAACCAGACCTGCAAATTGTTCCTTTTCGTGGAGAATATTATGAATTAATACCAGAGAAACATTACCTAGTAAAAAATTTGATTTATCCTGTACCTAATCCAGATTTTCCATTTCTCGGCGTTCATTTTACTCGAATGATGAATGGTGGGGTAGAAGCGGGACCCAATGCGGTATTAAGCTTAAAAAGAGAAGGTTATAGGAAAACAGATTTCGATTTGAGAGACTTCTCAGAAGTAATGAGTTTTAGAGGGTTCTGGAAGCTGGCAGCAAAGTATTGGCAGGAGGGGGCGAAAGAGATGTGGCGCTCTTATAGTAAAAAAGCTTTTGTAAAAAGTCTACAAGAATTAATTCCTTCTATTCAGGAGGGTGATTTGGAACCTGCACCTTCAGGAGTTAGAGCCCAAGCATTACAATCTAATGGTAAGTTGGTGGACGATTTTTATATAGTTAGTGGGAAAAGAAGTATTCATGTGTGTAATGCACCTTCTCCTGCTGCCACTGCTTGTTTTCCAATCGGGAGAGAAATTGCTGAGAAAGTACCAGAAGTAGAATCTCATCAGATATTTACGAGTTAG